A single genomic interval of Fibrobacter sp. UWB4 harbors:
- a CDS encoding endonuclease, whose product MKVSASAVALILCVFAAFSFAKVDPEAAPRHYNYRDAGKQMRRIYYGELQETIYCGCRYLDKKHVDFSTCNYKPRENPNRKSTERTKRIEWEHIVTAHNMGKHLPCWQDGGRKNCSVNDTTFKIMEGDLHNLYPAIGEVNGDRSNFMFSQWTNDPVPMYGECETIVDFKEKKVQPRKEVRGLIARVHFYMEKTYNISLSKQDRKLFEAWDKMYPVTERECERDRRIFKVQGDHNPFVFEKCQDSVDK is encoded by the coding sequence ATGAAAGTTTCAGCAAGCGCTGTCGCTTTGATTCTTTGCGTTTTCGCAGCATTTTCGTTTGCGAAAGTCGATCCCGAGGCCGCCCCCCGCCATTACAACTACCGCGATGCGGGCAAGCAGATGAGACGCATCTACTACGGGGAACTCCAGGAGACAATCTACTGCGGTTGCCGCTACCTCGACAAAAAGCATGTGGACTTTAGCACTTGCAACTACAAGCCGCGCGAAAATCCGAACCGCAAAAGTACCGAACGCACCAAGCGCATCGAATGGGAACACATCGTCACCGCCCACAACATGGGTAAGCACCTCCCCTGCTGGCAAGACGGCGGACGCAAGAACTGCAGTGTCAACGACACCACGTTCAAGATCATGGAAGGCGACCTCCACAACCTCTACCCCGCCATCGGCGAAGTGAACGGGGACCGCAGCAACTTCATGTTCAGCCAGTGGACAAACGACCCGGTCCCCATGTACGGCGAGTGCGAAACCATCGTTGATTTCAAGGAAAAGAAGGTCCAACCCCGCAAAGAAGTCCGAGGCCTGATTGCCCGTGTTCATTTCTACATGGAAAAGACCTACAACATCAGCCTCTCCAAGCAAGACCGCAAGCTTTTCGAAGCCTGGGACAAGATGTACCCCGTCACCGAGCGCGAATGCGAGCGCGACCGCCGCATTTTCAAAGTCCAAGGCGACCACAACCCCTTCGTCTTCGAGAAATGCCAGGATTCTGTTGACAAGTAG
- a CDS encoding energy transducer TonB, producing MKRNRDHIQYFETENDGSLFKIIVCAVVFHLAVVGTLIALNNIDLSKPAEEIPVFEMVQVDEPVKAPAAKTALPEPEPQQAPKVESPPPQPPEPVPETTPEPEPAPEPTPVKTLEPEAPQVPEEPAPEVKPDTPEPVPVPEPKAEEKKPEEDVEKPKPVEKPVEKPVEKVAKKTVEKKKVEKKPAKKPKDDDFDIDDLNLQKSFELPSLKAVNPIDMDPLMQVFLERAKAKIMSNFNPPNGLTIDRDAKTTVQFTVERSGAITSVFLKRSSSNSAWDHLSMRAVKISKLPELPPTYKGSSLVLQFNFTPN from the coding sequence ATGAAAAGAAATAGGGACCATATCCAATATTTCGAGACGGAAAACGATGGATCTTTGTTCAAGATCATCGTGTGTGCTGTCGTGTTTCATTTGGCGGTTGTCGGGACTTTGATCGCTCTCAACAACATTGATTTGAGCAAGCCTGCCGAAGAAATTCCCGTGTTCGAGATGGTGCAAGTCGATGAACCGGTGAAAGCTCCTGCGGCTAAGACCGCTTTGCCGGAGCCTGAACCGCAGCAAGCGCCGAAGGTGGAATCTCCACCTCCGCAACCGCCCGAGCCTGTGCCTGAAACGACTCCGGAACCGGAACCCGCTCCAGAGCCGACTCCTGTGAAAACGCTAGAGCCGGAAGCTCCGCAAGTTCCCGAAGAACCCGCTCCTGAAGTGAAGCCCGATACGCCGGAACCTGTGCCTGTGCCGGAACCCAAGGCTGAAGAAAAGAAGCCGGAAGAGGATGTCGAAAAGCCAAAGCCTGTCGAGAAACCTGTTGAAAAGCCGGTGGAAAAGGTTGCGAAGAAAACGGTTGAAAAAAAGAAGGTCGAGAAGAAGCCTGCGAAAAAGCCGAAGGACGACGACTTTGATATCGATGACTTGAATTTGCAGAAGTCGTTTGAATTGCCGAGTCTTAAGGCGGTAAATCCGATTGATATGGACCCGCTGATGCAGGTGTTCCTGGAACGCGCGAAGGCAAAAATCATGAGCAATTTCAATCCGCCAAACGGACTGACGATTGATCGTGATGCAAAAACGACGGTCCAGTTTACAGTTGAACGCTCGGGTGCGATTACTAGCGTGTTCCTCAAGCGTTCTTCGTCGAACAGTGCATGGGACCACTTGTCGATGCGAGCGGTGAAGATTTCGAAGTTGCCGGAACTCCCGCCGACGTACAAGGGCTCAAGTCTTGTGTTGCAGTTTAA
- the rpsD gene encoding 30S ribosomal protein S4, with protein sequence MSSFRGPKGKVARSLGVAVSQKTQKALDRRNFAPGQHGQTRKKSASVYKQQLVEKQRLRFTYNISEAQLAKAYKEANRREGSAGDNLMILLETRLDAVVFRMGFARTIFAARQYVAHGHFTVNGVRSFSPSRLIKAGDVVAVREQSKEHVQIKEAIASAAAAPEYLSVDLGKMQGTLVKLPLRDQIPVKLEEQLVVEYYSR encoded by the coding sequence ATGTCCTCCTTCCGCGGACCTAAAGGTAAAGTAGCACGCTCTCTCGGCGTTGCCGTTTCTCAGAAGACTCAAAAGGCTCTCGACCGCCGCAACTTCGCACCTGGCCAGCATGGTCAGACCCGCAAGAAGTCTGCTTCCGTTTACAAGCAGCAGTTGGTCGAAAAGCAGCGTCTTCGTTTCACCTACAACATTTCCGAAGCTCAGCTTGCCAAGGCATACAAGGAAGCTAACCGTCGTGAAGGTTCTGCAGGTGATAACCTGATGATCTTGCTCGAAACTCGTCTTGACGCAGTCGTCTTCCGCATGGGTTTTGCCCGTACGATCTTCGCTGCCCGTCAGTACGTTGCACACGGTCACTTCACTGTGAACGGTGTTCGTAGCTTCTCTCCGAGCCGCCTCATCAAGGCTGGCGACGTGGTTGCCGTTCGTGAACAGTCTAAGGAACACGTGCAGATCAAGGAAGCAATCGCTTCTGCAGCTGCCGCTCCGGAATACTTGTCTGTCGATCTCGGCAAGATGCAGGGTACTCTCGTGAAGCTTCCGCTCCGCGACCAGATCCCGGTCAAGCTCGAAGAACAGCTCGTCGTGGAATACTACTCCAGGTAG
- a CDS encoding biopolymer transporter ExbD, translating to MKRSRRKDLKQELNLTNMIDIVFAILIVFILCAPLMSQGVKVNLPQVKAPTMEQQKLLKVSITKNLEIFIADMQVDMESFESIFKSLWNGEMAVVINSDEAVSYGFVMKVVTQVQKLGVTKLGFLTMTPKDELVNEKK from the coding sequence GTGAAACGCAGCCGCCGTAAGGACTTAAAGCAGGAACTCAACCTCACGAACATGATTGACATCGTGTTCGCTATCTTGATTGTGTTTATTTTGTGCGCACCGTTGATGAGTCAAGGCGTGAAGGTCAATCTCCCGCAGGTCAAGGCTCCGACGATGGAACAGCAGAAACTTTTGAAAGTTTCCATCACCAAGAATCTCGAAATTTTCATCGCCGATATGCAGGTGGACATGGAAAGCTTCGAGAGCATTTTCAAGTCGCTGTGGAACGGCGAAATGGCTGTGGTCATCAATTCGGACGAAGCAGTAAGTTACGGCTTTGTGATGAAGGTTGTGACGCAGGTACAAAAGCTCGGTGTAACGAAGCTCGGTTTCTTGACAATGACTCCAAAAGACGAACTGGTAAATGAAAAGAAATAG
- a CDS encoding GntR family transcriptional regulator produces MLIEDVKKSIADAGFHDGEKMPSVRKMAERLGLSVNTVHRAYKILAQEKLVQLVHGKGCFWGSAPSFEVKAEESVYSVVERLFQNDLDSGYLNAFDELPSCKELSNRYNVSLYIVKKFLMQKCAQGILRHVGHRFFFSEERPVEKSNFILFVHRSDEFGRLKIESERESDVFRTFAQIAAEQKIAVKFIGYHEASNQFYLSSGETFVVKNDAHCLGVFLSTWLVYDAAKLFVHFASFKNPISVWWEYAPDVIPVIARNKKKWAFYNVAFGKEAGVIVGRYLKSRDMGPVHYLSPYHASFWSKARLQGLLEAGTDVIPLVDERFASPFDLADAAEHEGVERQVLLDNILESLLKNATLDKFVCSNDWVAASLIDYFKAKKLPTPYVVGFDDTIESYRYVFDSFAFNVGTMVKEAIYHIVAPTIYAEQRRQMQTPLGRVVEKH; encoded by the coding sequence TTGTTAATTGAAGATGTAAAAAAATCGATTGCTGATGCCGGTTTTCACGATGGCGAAAAAATGCCTTCCGTGCGTAAGATGGCGGAACGTCTTGGCCTTTCTGTGAATACGGTTCATCGGGCATACAAGATTTTGGCACAAGAAAAACTGGTACAGCTCGTTCATGGCAAGGGTTGCTTTTGGGGTTCGGCTCCGTCGTTTGAGGTGAAGGCCGAGGAAAGTGTCTATTCTGTGGTCGAGCGCCTGTTCCAGAACGATTTGGATAGCGGGTACCTGAATGCTTTTGATGAATTGCCGTCATGCAAGGAGCTTTCGAACCGTTACAATGTTTCGCTTTACATTGTCAAAAAGTTCCTGATGCAAAAATGTGCGCAAGGGATTTTGCGCCATGTGGGACACCGTTTTTTCTTTAGCGAAGAACGCCCTGTCGAAAAGTCGAATTTTATTTTGTTTGTGCACCGCTCGGATGAATTCGGGCGACTGAAAATCGAATCCGAACGTGAATCCGATGTGTTCCGCACATTTGCGCAGATTGCCGCAGAACAGAAAATTGCGGTGAAGTTTATCGGGTATCACGAAGCCTCGAACCAGTTTTATTTATCATCGGGCGAAACTTTTGTTGTAAAGAACGATGCTCATTGCCTGGGCGTATTCCTCTCGACGTGGCTAGTTTATGATGCCGCGAAGTTGTTTGTGCATTTTGCTTCGTTTAAAAATCCGATTTCGGTCTGGTGGGAATACGCTCCGGATGTGATTCCGGTGATTGCCCGCAATAAAAAGAAATGGGCGTTTTACAACGTTGCGTTTGGCAAGGAAGCTGGTGTGATTGTCGGGCGCTATCTCAAGAGCAGGGATATGGGACCTGTTCATTACCTTTCGCCATACCACGCTAGTTTCTGGTCGAAGGCGCGTTTGCAGGGCTTGCTTGAAGCGGGTACGGATGTGATTCCGCTTGTCGATGAGCGCTTTGCATCTCCGTTTGACTTGGCGGATGCTGCAGAACACGAGGGCGTTGAACGTCAGGTGCTTTTGGACAACATTCTTGAATCGCTTTTGAAAAATGCGACTTTGGATAAATTTGTATGTTCAAATGACTGGGTGGCGGCTTCGTTGATTGACTACTTCAAGGCGAAAAAGTTGCCGACGCCGTACGTGGTGGGCTTTGACGATACGATTGAAAGTTACCGCTACGTGTTCGATTCTTTTGCATTCAATGTTGGGACAATGGTGAAAGAGGCAATTTACCACATTGTCGCGCCGACCATATATGCAGAACAGCGGCGCCAAATGCAGACGCCGCTCGGAAGAGTAGTCGAGAAACACTAG
- a CDS encoding MotA/TolQ/ExbB proton channel family protein — translation MNNTVPVLQMITQSDIVTMVILGILAFMSLGSWGIIIVKFFKHKSNLRANAKFFKDFCKLKHFSELQKLCTVSSDSALRLLSVEVLNEVSKFKGKVTYESIQHRSSLLEDAIQRSIEGIRMGEDRYLTFLATSSNLAPFFGLLGTVWGIMIAFFQIGHHGSADLTVVAPGIAMALITTVAGLLVAIPASAGYNYFTSKNGSNETSYYNFGSQVLSLFKRGDMLAVEGVAEEEA, via the coding sequence TTGAACAATACAGTACCTGTCCTGCAAATGATTACGCAGTCTGATATTGTAACTATGGTTATTCTTGGGATTCTTGCCTTTATGTCGCTTGGCTCCTGGGGAATCATTATCGTGAAGTTCTTTAAGCATAAATCGAATTTGCGCGCCAACGCCAAGTTCTTTAAGGATTTTTGCAAGCTGAAACATTTTTCGGAACTTCAGAAACTTTGCACTGTTTCGAGTGACAGTGCTCTTCGTTTGTTGAGTGTTGAAGTCTTGAATGAAGTATCCAAGTTCAAGGGAAAGGTGACTTACGAATCGATTCAGCATCGTTCCTCCTTGCTTGAAGACGCTATCCAGCGCTCAATTGAAGGCATCCGCATGGGCGAAGACCGCTATTTGACTTTCCTTGCCACTAGTTCAAACCTGGCGCCGTTCTTTGGTTTGCTCGGTACGGTTTGGGGCATCATGATTGCGTTCTTCCAGATAGGTCATCATGGCTCTGCGGACTTGACTGTTGTCGCTCCGGGTATTGCCATGGCTCTTATCACTACGGTGGCGGGCCTTTTGGTGGCTATCCCTGCCTCTGCCGGGTACAATTACTTTACCTCTAAAAATGGAAGTAACGAAACTTCTTATTACAACTTTGGATCGCAAGTTTTGAGCTTGTTCAAGAGAGGTGACATGCTCGCTGTTGAAGGAGTTGCCGAGGAGGAAGCGTGA
- a CDS encoding folylpolyglutamate synthase/dihydrofolate synthase family protein produces the protein MIQNGLEYLNSRLIFGMMPGLASTRKLCEALGNPQKKFKTIHVVGTNGKGSTSYYLSGVLQSHGLKTGLYTSPHLVSMRERIRVNDLPIDDESLDRLIMQVKAAAEEMQVEPTFFEVLTIVAFLYYAEQNIDVAVLEAGMGGRLDSTAVADGELIVLTSIGLEHTEVLGSTESAILKEKMGVAGSAQSILSNGRSKTFVLGGLNDSLIAEAKIFAASHSCSCVVPVIRNDIELPNLGQHYIENASLSLKAAELFLQRSRDLSAADAVANQEMVYDDALALKTLATRSWAGRMQKLIDANGVTKFVLDGAHNSHAVRRLVETLDKYYPNQKFHCVFGALRDKDVGEMLKLMAPHVSAWHITRTPYPRFRELSDLQGELEKLGLNVASAGEFSREYLNDVCASVTDCSPVLITGSLYMIGATVQALKDDFDGLAFFRGMEPSTNEHR, from the coding sequence ATGATTCAGAACGGATTGGAATATTTGAATTCCCGCCTCATATTCGGGATGATGCCGGGTCTTGCTTCTACCCGAAAACTTTGCGAAGCTCTCGGAAATCCTCAGAAAAAGTTTAAGACGATTCATGTTGTTGGCACGAACGGCAAGGGTTCGACGAGCTATTACTTGTCGGGTGTTTTGCAGTCGCACGGCCTCAAGACTGGGCTTTATACGAGTCCGCACTTGGTGAGCATGCGTGAACGCATTCGCGTGAACGATTTGCCGATTGACGATGAATCACTTGATCGCCTGATCATGCAGGTCAAGGCGGCAGCCGAAGAAATGCAAGTAGAGCCGACGTTCTTTGAAGTGTTGACGATTGTCGCCTTCCTCTATTACGCCGAACAGAACATCGATGTTGCTGTACTTGAAGCGGGCATGGGCGGTCGTTTGGATAGCACTGCCGTTGCCGATGGCGAACTGATTGTGCTCACGAGCATTGGGCTTGAGCACACGGAAGTTCTCGGTAGTACGGAATCTGCAATCCTCAAGGAAAAAATGGGTGTGGCAGGTTCTGCACAAAGTATTCTTTCGAATGGCCGTAGCAAGACTTTTGTCTTGGGCGGCTTGAATGACTCCTTGATTGCTGAAGCCAAGATTTTTGCAGCTTCGCACAGCTGCTCGTGCGTTGTTCCTGTAATCCGGAATGATATTGAACTTCCGAATTTAGGACAACATTACATCGAGAATGCAAGCCTTTCGCTCAAGGCGGCGGAACTGTTTTTGCAAAGGTCGCGCGACCTTTCTGCTGCGGATGCTGTTGCAAATCAAGAAATGGTGTACGATGATGCGCTTGCACTCAAGACTCTTGCGACGCGCTCCTGGGCGGGCCGTATGCAAAAGCTCATTGATGCAAACGGCGTTACGAAGTTTGTTCTAGATGGCGCTCACAATTCCCATGCGGTTCGTCGTTTGGTCGAGACGCTAGACAAGTATTACCCGAATCAGAAGTTCCACTGTGTGTTTGGAGCGCTCCGAGACAAGGATGTGGGCGAAATGCTCAAGCTTATGGCTCCGCATGTGAGCGCTTGGCATATCACGCGTACACCGTACCCGCGGTTCCGCGAACTTTCGGACTTGCAGGGCGAACTTGAAAAGCTTGGGCTGAATGTCGCGAGTGCGGGCGAGTTTTCCCGCGAATATTTGAACGATGTTTGCGCAAGCGTTACGGACTGTTCGCCGGTTCTTATTACGGGAAGCCTTTATATGATCGGGGCGACCGTGCAGGCGCTCAAGGATGATTTTGATGGACTCGCGTTCTTCCGTGGGATGGAACCATCGACGAACGAACATCGGTAA
- a CDS encoding glycosyl hydrolase family 8: MRNIFEEIGKTPAEIEAKLNKAFTQLFEGDSENERICFDKGNDMAYIVDIGHNDIRSEGMSYGMTVAALLGKQDLFDKLWKFAKTHMKNTEGDLAGYYSWQVSTADFSMMDPGAAPDGEEYFAAALLYAAKKFNCDNYKREAVELINDMAHKPQAGDVYTMMDVNAGLVRFSPMKGNDYTDPSYNTVAFYRMYGEASGDEIWNKIADNSVAYLKKACHPVTGLAADYSEFDGTPKKTPWHPESDCFCGDAWRVVWNIGLDAAKLQDKGERADVSEWEVSAVRKILGYLHGRRPYLADMRVDGSAFPREARPATGGLIAMNAASTIALPAGDPLIKPFAEDLWNMEIPTGLWRYYDGLLYMLGLLACSGKFNA, from the coding sequence ATGAGAAACATTTTTGAAGAAATTGGTAAGACCCCCGCCGAAATCGAGGCAAAACTCAACAAGGCTTTCACGCAACTGTTCGAAGGCGACAGCGAAAACGAACGCATTTGCTTTGACAAAGGCAACGACATGGCGTACATCGTGGATATCGGTCACAACGACATCCGCTCCGAAGGCATGAGCTACGGCATGACGGTTGCCGCACTCCTCGGCAAGCAAGACCTTTTCGACAAACTTTGGAAATTCGCCAAGACGCACATGAAAAACACCGAAGGCGACCTCGCCGGTTATTACTCCTGGCAAGTTTCGACAGCCGATTTTTCAATGATGGACCCAGGAGCCGCCCCGGATGGCGAAGAATACTTTGCCGCAGCGCTCCTTTACGCCGCCAAGAAATTCAATTGCGATAATTACAAACGCGAAGCCGTCGAACTCATCAACGACATGGCACACAAGCCGCAAGCTGGCGATGTGTACACGATGATGGACGTGAACGCGGGCCTCGTGCGATTCTCGCCCATGAAAGGGAACGATTACACCGACCCGAGCTATAACACAGTCGCATTCTACAGAATGTACGGCGAAGCCAGCGGCGACGAAATTTGGAACAAGATTGCAGACAACAGCGTTGCCTACTTGAAAAAGGCTTGCCACCCGGTCACGGGACTTGCCGCCGATTACAGTGAATTTGACGGAACGCCAAAGAAAACGCCGTGGCACCCGGAAAGCGATTGCTTCTGCGGAGACGCTTGGCGCGTCGTGTGGAACATCGGTCTTGATGCCGCAAAATTGCAAGACAAGGGCGAACGCGCCGATGTGAGCGAATGGGAAGTTTCTGCGGTCCGAAAGATTCTCGGTTACCTCCACGGGCGTCGCCCGTATCTCGCCGACATGCGTGTTGACGGGAGCGCGTTCCCGCGCGAGGCAAGGCCTGCTACGGGCGGCCTGATCGCCATGAACGCAGCATCTACAATCGCGCTCCCCGCAGGCGATCCGCTTATCAAGCCGTTTGCAGAAGACCTCTGGAATATGGAAATTCCGACTGGGCTCTGGCGCTACTACGACGGACTCCTGTATATGCTCGGGCTCCTCGCCTGCTCTGGCAAGTTTAACGCTTGA
- a CDS encoding ORF6N domain-containing protein codes for MKIIEEKILTIRNERVILDCDVASLYGVPTKEINQAVRNNPEKFPKGYIFQTTDDEKSEVVKNFDHLEKLKYSPVNPTAFTERGLYMLATILKGKIAVQTTISIIDTFVEIRELSRAVASIPHVVDESERKSLLKRSGEIISNVLTNDLEESETETEIELNLAMLKIKHKVKKERQRK; via the coding sequence ATGAAGATTATTGAAGAAAAAATATTAACGATCCGAAATGAACGAGTTATTTTGGATTGCGATGTAGCCAGTCTCTATGGAGTGCCTACAAAAGAAATAAATCAGGCTGTTAGGAATAATCCAGAAAAATTTCCCAAGGGGTACATATTCCAAACGACGGATGATGAAAAAAGTGAGGTGGTAAAAAATTTTGACCACCTCGAGAAGCTGAAATATAGTCCTGTTAATCCAACTGCATTTACAGAACGTGGCTTATATATGCTAGCTACGATATTAAAGGGAAAAATTGCTGTTCAGACAACGATAAGTATCATAGATACTTTTGTTGAAATTAGGGAATTGTCTCGTGCTGTAGCTAGTATTCCCCATGTCGTAGATGAATCGGAACGAAAGTCTTTGTTGAAGCGTAGTGGAGAAATAATTTCAAATGTTCTTACGAATGATTTGGAAGAATCCGAAACAGAAACGGAAATAGAATTGAATTTGGCTATGCTTAAGATAAAACATAAAGTTAAAAAGGAACGTCAGCGAAAATAA
- a CDS encoding LPP20 family lipoprotein, with translation MKKLFACLAIAALFVGCSSNPPQTPQEKSAGLLIEMQMQKKNYIKQHIPAGIGIGESADEQIALEKADQNARVDLAKSIDAQTKALIKNFKEDVSDEIAEHFQSTSQTAVNQRLNGATLNDVKVETTADGKFKVYGVMTLDTDLVSEYVKMLEEQERKDEAEKVRAAAEKAYAELDEME, from the coding sequence ATGAAAAAACTGTTCGCATGCCTCGCTATTGCAGCACTCTTTGTAGGCTGCTCCAGCAATCCTCCGCAGACCCCGCAAGAAAAGTCTGCAGGCCTTCTCATCGAAATGCAGATGCAGAAGAAGAACTACATTAAGCAGCATATTCCGGCAGGCATCGGTATTGGCGAATCCGCTGATGAACAGATTGCACTTGAAAAGGCCGATCAGAACGCACGTGTAGACCTCGCCAAGTCTATCGACGCTCAGACAAAGGCACTCATCAAGAACTTCAAGGAAGATGTGAGCGACGAAATTGCAGAACACTTCCAGAGCACATCTCAGACTGCAGTGAACCAGCGCCTCAACGGTGCAACGCTCAACGACGTCAAGGTTGAAACGACAGCCGATGGCAAGTTCAAGGTCTATGGCGTCATGACGCTCGACACCGACCTTGTCTCCGAATATGTCAAGATGCTCGAAGAACAAGAAAGAAAGGACGAAGCCGAAAAGGTTCGCGCCGCTGCTGAAAAAGCTTACGCCGAACTCGACGAAATGGAATAA